A DNA window from Vigna angularis cultivar LongXiaoDou No.4 chromosome 1, ASM1680809v1, whole genome shotgun sequence contains the following coding sequences:
- the LOC108326585 gene encoding L-type lectin-domain containing receptor kinase IX.1 has protein sequence MAGGDWRFGLYAITLGFCYARGTFVFLLIIPLEKAHSQPFSFEYKFRNAADVEKLNLEGNVSVSNSGIHLAVDSNHGGSGSVGRVTSPQLIKQESFVTQFSFMIIPNKSSRGDGFAFFIANPNLLKVNATDEIKRGGLGIGLVNDTAPRSTRFNDYRYVAVEFDTFSNDWDPRDPHVGVNVNSMRSEVVENWRTDTTSRGPYKCTIEYHSQDHCLNISFTGIMPNGKRVTQHLLYHIDLGNYLDERVVVGISAATGDGFDQYTLLEWSLTEITINDKKEFDKTMLWEGIGFGLGGAASFFVLLLLVLRKRGEKEKEEATSETSSDLKMDDAFKMGTGPKEIRYEVLVSATNNFKERHKLRQCLYKGYFKDINTYAAIQRISAGSSHGVKEYAAEARIISQLRHRNLVKLIGWCHKKNHLFLIYDYMPNGSLYSHLFHGESILSWHLRYNIALGLASALFYLQEEFEKCVFHRDIKSSNILLDSNFSAKLGNFGLARVEGRKKGSKTTVTAGTTGYLDPEYIITGKARKESDMFSFGVVLLEVASGRKAIDQEEKEGQPQVSLVEWVWELYRLRNLLAAADPNLNGEFDVQQMECLLVVGIWCANSDSKTRPSIRQVIKVLNFEAPFPVLHHHLSPSNNNR, from the coding sequence ATGGCAGGTGGTGATTGGCGTTTTGGTCTTTATGCAATCACTCTGGGGTTTTGTTATGCAAGAGGAACCTTTGTGTTCCTCTTGATAATCCCTCTTGAAAAGGCTCATTCACAACCATTTTCTTTTGAATACAAGTTCAGAAACGCTGCGGACGTAGAAAAGCTAAACCTTGAAGGAAATGTTTCTGTTTCAAATTCTGGCATCCACCTTGCAGTGGACTCAAACCATGGAGGAAGTGGGAGTGTTGGGCGAGTAACAAGTCCCCAGCTAATCAAACAAGAAAGCTTCGTTACCCAGTTTTCCTTTATGATCATCCCAAACAAGAGTTCTCGTGGAGACGGTTTTGCTTTCTTTATAGCAAACCCTAACCTCCTAAAAGTGAATGCAACGGATGAAATAAAGCGTGGAGGCCTTGGCATTGGTCTGGTGAATGACACAGCACCTCGCTCAACCAGATTTAATGATTATCGATACGTGGCTGTGGAGTTTGACACTTTCTCAAACGATTGGGACCCTCGGGACCCACATGTTGGTGTGAATGTAAACTCTATGCGCTCTGAGGTAGTGGAGAATTGGAGAACAGATACTACTTCAAGAGGCCCTTATAAGTGTACCATTGAGTACCACTCCCAAGATCATTGTCTGAACATTTCTTTCACTGGAATCATGCCCAATGGAAAGCGAGTAACACAGCACCTTCTTTACCACATTGATTTGGGAAACTACTTAGACGAGAGAGTTGTTGTAGGTATATCAGCTGCAACAGGAGATGGATTTGATCAGTATACCTTGCTGGAATGGTCACTTACTGAAATAACAATTAATGATAAGAAAGAGTTCGACAAGACAATGTTGTGGGAGGGAATAGGATTTGGTTTAGGTGGGGCTGCGAGTTTCTTCGTGTTGCTCCTCCTTGTATTGAGGAAGAGGGGcgagaaagaaaaggaagaagccACTTCAGAAACCTCTTCGGATTTGAAAATGGATGATGCGTTCAAAATGGGCACTGGACCTAAGGAGATCAGATACGAGGTTTTGGTATCTGCGACAAACAACTTTAAAGAGAGACACAAGCTGAGGCAATGTCTTTACAAAGGTTATTTCAAAGACATAAACACTTATGCTGCAATACAGAGAATATCAGCTGGTTCATCACATGGTGTGAAGGAATATGCAGCGGAAGCAAGGATCATTAGCCAATTGAGGCACAGGAATTTGGTGAAACTCATCGGTTGGTGCCACAAGAAGAATCATCTCTTTCTGATATATGACTACATGCCAAATGGCAGCTTGTATTCTCATCTTTTTCATGGGGAGAGTATCTTATCGTGGCATTTGAGGTACAACATAGCTCTAGGCTTGGCCTCAGCATTGTTTTACCTACAAGAAGAGTTTGAAAAATGTGTGTTTCATAGGGACATCAAATCAAGCAACATACTGTTGGACTCTAATTTCAGTGCTAAGCTTGGGAATTTTGGCCTGGCAAGGGTTGAGGGTCGTAAGAAAGGGTCAAAAACAACAGTTACGGCTGGAACAACGGGTTACCTTGACCCAGAATATATTATCACAGGCAAGGCTAGAAAGGAATCTGATATGTTCAGCTTTGGGGTTGTTTTGTTGGAGGTAGCAAGTGGAAGAAAAGCCATTGATCAAGAAGAGAAAGAGGGTCAACCTCAAGTATCACTAGTTGAGTGGGTGTGGGAGCTCTATAGACTTAGAAATCTCCTTGCAGCAGCAGATCCAAACCTGAATGGGGAATTTGATGTGCAGCAAATGGAATGCTTGCTTGTTGTTGGTATTTGGTGTGCTAATTCAGATAGCAAGACAAGGCCCTCTATAAGGCAAGTGATTAAGGTGCTTAACTTTGAAGCTCCTTTTCCTGTTCTCCATCACCACCTATCTCCCTCCAACAACAACAGATGA
- the LOC108326578 gene encoding L-type lectin-domain containing receptor kinase IX.1 has protein sequence MAASGLLFRIILFILIIAIAITNAHTQSFECPNFSSTCIKHLKLEGSASTSGSAIQLTEENAIYPSKSFGSAGRVTYAERINLRDKSSNEPRDFITNFSFVVSSNQSIYGDGLAFFLASPNLPSTDKLQLRGGSLGVGLTDGDRELFRLGYRFLAVEFDTFRNPWDPVGAHVGININDMDSKIFETWWINMTHRKVCNCSIVYDSRNSILNVSYTGYKLSDGKVRKTTQHLSYSVDIRQELPDSVVVGISAATGRYSEQHALLSWSFSITPPSTADKEKEWKPVMITLKGIGIGAVLFLSLLGMVEISLRMIAKRKEVGHTSKATSDPKMDDKLQMSTGPKKISYHELETATNNFDETNKLGHGGFGGVYKGYFKDSNTYAAIKRISADSKQGVEQYTAEVTIISQLRHRNLVKLTGWCHKKKDFLLIYEYMENGSLDSQLFRGESILPWEVRYNIALGLASALLYLQEEWEKCVLHRDIKSSNIMLDSNFNPKLGDFGLARLVDHDKGSETTDVAGTMGYLAPEYMNTGQARKESDIFSFGVVVLEIATGRKAIHHKHMEGEVSVVEWVWKLYELGNLLAAADENLVGEFDVKQMECLLVVGLWCANPDSAYRPAIRQVINVLNSESSLPILPQQIPVS, from the coding sequence ATGGCTGCTTCTGGATTACTGTTTAGGATCATTTTGTTCATCCTAATCATCGCCATTGCAATAACAAATGCCCACACTCAGTCTTTTGAGTGTCCCAACTTCAGTTCAACTTGTATAAAGCACCTTAAGCTAGAAGGGAGTGCTTCTACCTCAGGTTCCGCTATCCAACTCACAGAAGAGAACGCAATATACCCAAGCAAATCGTTTGGGAGCGCAGGGCGAGTCACGTATGCTGAACGAATAAACCTTAGGGACAAGAGTTCAAATGAACCAAGAGACTTCATTACCAACTTTTCCTTTGTTGTTTCCTCAAATCAGAGTATCTATGGCGATGGTTTGGCATTCTTCCTTGCAAGCCCAAATCTTCCATCCACAGATAAGTTACAGCTAAGAGGAGGAAGTCTTGGGGTTGGCCTAACGGATGGTGATCGTGAGCTCTTCCGGTTAGGTTATCGATTCCTGGCAGTGGAATTTGACACTTTCAGAAACCCATGGGACCCAGTTGGTGCTCATGTAGGCATAAATATCAATGACATGGACTCTAAAATTTTTGAGACATGGTGGATAAATATGACACATAGGAAGGTTTGTAACTGTAGTATTGTATACGATTCTAGGAACAGTATTTTGAATGTCTCTTACACTGGATACAAATTAAGCGATGGGAAAGTGAGAAAGACTACACAACATCTTTCATACTCTGTCGATATAAGGCAGGAATTACCAGACTCCGTTGTTGTTGGCATATCAGCTGCAACTGGAAGATATTCTGAACAGCATGCCTTGCTCTCATGGTCGTTTAGCATCACCCCACCAAGTACGGCCGATAAAGAAAAGGAATGGAAGCCTGTCATGATAACATTGAAGGGAATAGGAATTGGTGCTGTCTTGTTTTTGAGTTTGTTAGGAATGGTTGAGATTTCATTGAGGATGATTGCCAAGAGAAAGGAAGTAGGTCACACTTCAAAGGCCACTTCTGATCCAAAGATGGATGATAAATTACAAATGAGCACTGGACCCAAGAAGATTAGCTATCATGAATTGGAAACTGCAACCAACAACTTTGATGAGACGAATAAGCTTGGGCATGGAGGGTTTGGTGGTGTTTATAAAGGCTATTTCAAAGACTCCAACACCTATGCTGCTATAAAGAGGATATCAGCAGATTCTAAGCAGGGTGTAGAACAATACACTGCAGAAGTGACGATTATTAGCCAATTGAGGCACAGGAATTTGGTGAAACTCACTGGTTGGTGCCACAAGAAGAAAGATTTTCTCTTGATATACGAGTACATGGAAAATGGCAGCTTAGACTCTCAACTTTTTCGGGGAGAAAGTATATTACCCTGGGAAGTGAGGTACAACATAGCGCTGGGCTTGGCCTCAGCATTGCTTTACCTACAAGAAGAATGGGAGAAATGTGTGCTTCATAGGGACATCAAATCAAGCAACATAATGTTGGACTCCAACTTCAATCCCAAGCTTGGTGACTTTGGCCTAGCTAGGTTGGTGGATCATGATAAAGGGTCAGAAACCACAGACGTGGCTGGGACCATGGGTTACTTAGCTCCTGAGTACATGAACACAGGCCAGGCTCGAAAAGAGTCAGATATATTCAGTTTTGGGGTTGTTGTGTTGGAGATAGCCACTGGAAGAAAAGCCATTCACCACAAACACATGGAGGGTGAGGTATCAGTGGTTGAGTGGGTGTGGAAGCTATACGAATTGGGAAATCTGCTTGCAGCAGCAGATGAAAACCTAGTTGGGGAATTTGATGTGAAGCAAATGGAATGTTTACTGGTAGTTGGTCTTTGGTGTGCTAATCCAGATTCAGCATACAGACCTGCAATAAGGCAAGTGATTAACGTCCTTAACTCTGAATCTTCTTTACCAATTCTTCCACAGCAGATCCCAGTTTCATGA
- the LOC108326573 gene encoding L-type lectin-domain containing receptor kinase IX.1 has protein sequence MASSGWRTIFFLFIINTAKVQPHSFDYPNFNSSYAKQLKLEGNASTSGSAIQLTVNATDPKNNGSGTVGRVTYPEEINLWDKSSNELKDFTTNFSFLLSSNQSFYGDGLAFFLASPNLPSTDDENLRGGGLGIGLVVGTENLIETDYQFVAVEFDTYSDNWDPDGAHVGVNINAMKSEIFETWWPNITQGEVCNCSIVYNSRKNILKVSFTGSMLGAGNETTQQLSYHVNIRDQLPKSVIVGISAATGRYAEEHTLLSWSFSTSTSPPPSVVNSTKKYKLISSIMLEGVVIGTLLFFILLGLVYILLRRINKGKEKRTSHLKMDDDFHERTTEINYHELAAATNNFEETHKLGQGGLGCVYKGYFESLNSYVAIKKISTGSPQVLKEYAAEVTIVSQLRHRNLMKLTGWCHKKNDLFLIYEYMPNGSLDSCLFGGEKFLSWKMRYNVALGLASALLYLQEEWEKCVLHRDIKSSNILLDSNFNPKLGDFGQARLVDHDKGSETTDVAGTMGYIAPECMNTGQARKESDIFSFGIVVLEIATGRKAVHHEDMEGEVSVVEWVWRLYGLRNLLAAVDPKLHGEFDVQQMECLVVVGLWCASPDFASRPTIRQVMKVLKFEASLPILSQQIPCKPLSVQ, from the coding sequence ATGGCTTCGAGTGGATGGAGaaccattttctttttgttcataATCAACACTGCAAAAGTTCAACCTCACTCTTTCGATTACCCAAACTTCAATTCATCTTATGCAAAGCAACTAAAGTTGGAAGGTAATGCTTCCACCTCAGGTTCTGCTATCCAACTCACAGTAAACGCAACGGATCCAAAGAACAACGGGTCTGGGACAGTAGGAAGAGTGACATATCCAGAGGAGATAAATCTTTGGGACAAGAGTTCAAATGAACTAAAAGACTTCACCACAaacttttcctttcttctttcctccAATCAGAGTTTCTATGGAGATGGTTTAGCATTCTTCCTTGCAAGCCCAAATCTTCCATCCACAGACGATGAAAACCTAAGAGGGGGAGGCCTTGGTATAGGGCTTGTTGTTGGCACAGAAAATCTCATTGAGACTGATTATCAATTTGTGGCAGTGGAGTTTGACACCTACTCAGACAACTGGGACCCAGATGGGGCTCATGTAGGTGTAAATATCAATGCTATGAAGTCTGAAATATTTGAGACATGGTGGCCAAATATCACGCAAGGGGAAGTATGTAACTGTAGTATTGTATACAATTCTAGAAAGAATATTTTGAAGGTTTCTTTCACGGGATCCATGTTAGGTGCTGGGAATGAAACTACTCAGCAACTTTCATACCACGTTAATATCAGAGATCAATTACCAAAGTCAGTTATCGTTGGCATATCAGCTGCGACAGGAAGATATGCTGAGGAACATACCTTGCTCTCATGGTCATTTAGCACAAGTACAAGCCCACCACCAAGTGTGGTTAATTCAACGAAGAAATACAAGTTAATCAGTTCAATAATGTTGGAGGGAGTTGTAATTGGTACattgttgttttttattctgTTAGGGTTGGTGTATATTTTGTTAAGAAGGATAaacaaaggaaaagaaaagcgCACTTCTCATCTGAAGATGGATGATGACTTCCACGAGAGAACTACAGAGATTAACTATCATGAATTGGCCGCTGCAACCAACAACTTTGAAGAGACACATAAACTAGGCCAAGGTGGCTTGGGCTGTGTTTATAAAGGCTATTTTGAATCCTTGAACTCCTATGTTGCTATAAAGAAGATATCAACAGGTTCACCACAGGTTTTGAAGGAATATGCAGCAGAAGTGACGATCGTTAGCCAATTGAGGCACAGGAATTTGATGAAACTCACCGGTTGGTGCCACAAGAAGAATGATCTCTTCTTAATATACGAGTACATGCCAAATGGCAGCTTGGATTCTTGTCTTTTTGGTGGAGAGAAGTTCTTGTCATGGAAAATGAGGTACAATGTAGCTTTGGGCTTGGCATCAGCATTGCTTTACCTTCAGGAAGAATGGGAGAAATGTGTGCTTCACAGGGACATCAAATCAAGCAACATATTGCTGGACTCCAACTTCAACCCTAAGCTTGGGGACTTTGGCCAGGCAAGGCTGGTGGATCATGATAAAGGGTCAGAAACGACGGATGTTGCTGGGACCATGGGTTACATAGCTCCTGAATGTATGAACACAGGCCAGGCTCGAAAGGAATCTGATATATTCAGTTTTGGGATTGTTGTGTTGGAGATAGCCACTGGAAGAAAAGCCGTTCACCATGAAGACATGGAGGGTGAAGTATCAGTGGTTGAGTGGGTATGGAGGCTCTATGGATTGAGGAATCTCCTTGCAGCAGTAGATCCAAAGCTGCATGGGGAATTTGATGTGCAGCAAATGGAATGCTTAGTCGTTGTTGGTCTTTGGTGTGCTAGTCCAGATTTTGCATCCAGACCAACCATAAGGCAAGTGATGAAGGTGCTTAAGTTTGAAGCTTCTTTGCCAATTCTCTCACAGCAGATCCCATGCaagcctctttctgtccaataA